One window of the Allosaccharopolyspora coralli genome contains the following:
- a CDS encoding sodium/solute symporter — MVVATFALGVWGARTARTTSDFLAARRLVGVERNAAAISGEYLSAASFLGIAGLVLKDGVDALWFPIGFAAGYVALLLFVAAPLRRSGAYSLPDFAEARLESLRLRWLTTVVVVLIGWMYLVPHLQGAGVVFTAVSGWPQWVGVVVVAGSVVVSVLGGGMRAVTLVQAFQYWAKIFAITLPAFALIAMFLASESPYRRGLDAPLPPTFERDTTVSVETQVRVQVVEPVWLEVTEGAREGPVGVGVVHLAPGTHTIPSGTEMRFPAGTAVPVVSDADPDNASWLQPSSDGPTGLFGTYSLITALFLGTMGLPHVLVRYYTNPSGHTARRTTLYVLALLGTFYLFPTIFGLLSRFFVPKLLVTGETDAAVLMLPQAMIGGGLGGVLAAVTAAGAFAAFLSASTGLLAAIAGVFSTDVVRSRTVDFRLVTLFAAAVPVGVALMLPAGDIAEGVGLAFAMAASTFCPLLVLGIWWRGLTAAGAASGVVVGGGLVLLAALLGVAYDDPESWSSVVTSRPAAVTVPLAFLVSWVVSKGTAARVPSFVSSIMLRMHTPDRLGAVDDSAGDEDAVTGRHRS; from the coding sequence ATGGTCGTCGCGACGTTCGCGCTCGGCGTGTGGGGTGCGCGCACGGCGCGGACCACCTCGGACTTCCTGGCCGCACGGCGACTGGTCGGGGTGGAGCGCAACGCGGCGGCGATCTCGGGCGAGTACCTGTCGGCGGCGTCGTTCTTGGGGATCGCCGGTCTGGTGCTCAAGGACGGGGTGGACGCGCTGTGGTTCCCGATCGGGTTCGCGGCCGGATACGTGGCCCTGCTGTTGTTCGTCGCCGCCCCGCTGCGCCGCTCCGGCGCGTACTCGTTGCCGGATTTCGCCGAGGCGCGGCTGGAATCGCTGCGGTTGCGGTGGTTGACGACGGTGGTGGTCGTCCTCATCGGATGGATGTATCTCGTGCCGCATCTGCAGGGCGCCGGCGTGGTGTTCACCGCGGTGAGTGGGTGGCCGCAGTGGGTCGGTGTCGTGGTCGTGGCCGGCTCGGTCGTGGTGAGCGTCCTCGGCGGCGGAATGCGGGCCGTGACCCTCGTTCAGGCTTTTCAGTACTGGGCGAAGATCTTCGCGATCACGCTGCCCGCATTCGCGTTGATCGCGATGTTCCTGGCGTCCGAGTCGCCGTACCGGCGAGGGCTGGACGCCCCGCTGCCGCCCACGTTCGAACGCGACACGACGGTGAGCGTCGAGACTCAGGTCCGGGTCCAGGTCGTCGAACCCGTGTGGCTGGAAGTCACCGAAGGGGCCCGAGAAGGACCCGTCGGTGTCGGCGTCGTCCATCTGGCGCCGGGAACGCACACGATCCCCTCGGGCACCGAGATGCGGTTCCCGGCCGGAACGGCCGTCCCGGTGGTCTCCGACGCGGACCCGGACAACGCCTCGTGGCTGCAGCCGTCCTCCGACGGCCCGACCGGCCTGTTCGGGACGTATTCGCTGATCACCGCGTTGTTCCTGGGCACGATGGGGTTGCCGCACGTCCTGGTGCGCTACTACACGAACCCGAGCGGGCACACCGCGCGGCGGACCACGCTCTACGTGCTGGCGCTGTTGGGCACCTTCTACCTGTTCCCGACGATCTTCGGGCTGCTGTCCCGATTCTTCGTGCCGAAGTTGCTGGTGACGGGCGAGACCGACGCGGCGGTGCTGATGTTGCCGCAGGCGATGATCGGCGGAGGGCTGGGCGGCGTCCTGGCGGCGGTGACGGCGGCGGGGGCCTTCGCCGCGTTCCTGTCGGCCTCCACCGGTCTGCTGGCCGCGATCGCCGGCGTGTTCTCGACCGACGTCGTGCGGTCGCGGACCGTGGATTTCCGGCTGGTGACGTTGTTCGCGGCCGCGGTTCCGGTGGGAGTCGCACTGATGCTGCCCGCAGGGGACATCGCCGAGGGGGTCGGGCTGGCGTTCGCGATGGCCGCATCGACGTTCTGCCCGCTGCTCGTGCTCGGCATCTGGTGGCGCGGTCTGACCGCCGCGGGAGCGGCGAGTGGTGTGGTCGTGGGCGGCGGCCTCGTGCTGCTGGCCGCGCTGCTCGGAGTGGCCTACGACGACCCGGAGTCGTGGTCCTCGGTGGTGACCTCGCGCCCCGCTGCGGTTACCGTGCCGCTCGCGTTCCTGGTGAGCTGGGTCGTGAGCAAGGGAACCGCCGCACGCGTGCCGTCGTTCGTTTCGAGCATCATGCTGCGCATGCACACGCCCGACCGGCTCGGGGCCGTCGATGACAGTGCCGGGGACGAGGACGCCGTCACCGGTCGTCACCGAAGCTGA
- a CDS encoding DUF485 domain-containing protein, with amino-acid sequence MDAETWAAARQSPEFELLRTRLRNFVFPVSVGFLAWYLVYVLLADYAHGFMSIKLVGNINVGLVLGLLQFVSTFAITAWYVRYADTKLDPLADEIRERVEGGADK; translated from the coding sequence ATCGACGCCGAAACCTGGGCCGCCGCACGTCAGAGCCCTGAATTCGAGCTGCTTCGCACACGCTTGCGGAACTTCGTCTTCCCGGTATCGGTCGGCTTCCTCGCCTGGTACCTGGTGTACGTGCTGCTCGCCGACTACGCGCACGGCTTCATGAGCATCAAGCTCGTCGGCAACATCAACGTCGGCCTCGTACTCGGCCTGCTCCAGTTCGTGTCCACGTTCGCGATCACGGCCTGGTACGTCCGCTACGCCGACACGAAGCTCGACCCGCTGGCCGACGAGATCCGTGAGCGCGTCGAAGGAGGCGCCGACAAGTGA
- a CDS encoding solute symporter family protein codes for MVIVFRASKNTKTATDYYAAGRAFSGPQNGIAISGDYLSAASFLGIAGAIAVYGYDGFLYSIGFLVAWLVALLLVAELLRNTGRFTMADVLSFRMRERPVRVAASTSTLAVSFFYLLAQMAGAGGLIALLLGITNTFGQSLVIAVVGALMIVYVMVGGMRGTTWVQIIKAALLITGAFAMTIWVLALFGFNLSELLGAAVERAGDGGEELLNPGAQYGETAASRLDFVSLGIALVLGTAGLPHVLMRFYTVPTSKEARRSVVWAIWLIGAFYLFTLVLGYGAGALVGPETIQNAPGGVNSAAPLLAFEIGGPLLLGFISAVAFATILAVVAGLTITASASFAHDIYTSVLKRSTTEDKKGEVRVARITAGVIGVVSILGGIAANGQNIAFLVALAFAVAASANLPTLLYSLFWRRFNTTGALWSIYGGLTITILLIVFSPAVSGDEEAMFPMVDFALFPLKNPGLISIPASFLLGYLGTIFSKESADPEKQTEMEVRSLTGAGSEKAVSQH; via the coding sequence ATGGTGATCGTGTTCCGCGCGAGCAAGAACACCAAGACCGCCACCGACTACTACGCCGCCGGGCGCGCGTTCTCCGGGCCGCAGAACGGCATCGCGATCTCCGGTGACTACCTCTCCGCCGCGTCGTTCCTCGGGATCGCCGGCGCCATCGCCGTCTACGGCTACGACGGCTTCCTGTACTCGATCGGCTTCCTGGTGGCGTGGCTCGTCGCGCTGCTGCTCGTCGCCGAACTGCTGCGCAACACCGGCCGGTTCACGATGGCCGACGTGCTCAGCTTCCGGATGCGGGAGCGTCCGGTGCGCGTCGCCGCCTCCACCTCGACGCTGGCCGTGTCGTTCTTCTACCTGCTGGCACAGATGGCCGGTGCGGGCGGGCTCATCGCCCTGCTGCTGGGCATCACCAACACGTTCGGCCAGTCGCTGGTCATCGCGGTCGTCGGCGCACTGATGATCGTCTACGTGATGGTCGGCGGGATGCGCGGCACCACCTGGGTGCAGATCATCAAGGCGGCGCTGCTCATCACCGGTGCCTTCGCCATGACGATCTGGGTCCTGGCACTGTTCGGATTCAATCTCTCGGAGCTGCTCGGTGCCGCCGTCGAGCGCGCGGGTGACGGCGGCGAGGAGCTGCTCAACCCGGGTGCCCAGTACGGCGAGACCGCCGCCTCGCGGCTGGACTTCGTGTCCCTGGGTATCGCCCTGGTGCTCGGTACCGCCGGACTGCCGCACGTGCTGATGCGCTTCTACACCGTGCCGACCTCCAAGGAGGCCCGCCGCTCGGTGGTCTGGGCGATCTGGCTGATCGGCGCGTTCTACCTGTTCACGCTGGTGCTCGGCTACGGGGCGGGTGCACTCGTCGGACCGGAGACGATCCAGAACGCTCCCGGCGGGGTGAACTCCGCGGCGCCGCTGCTGGCCTTCGAGATCGGCGGGCCGCTGCTGCTCGGGTTCATCTCGGCGGTCGCGTTCGCCACGATCCTCGCGGTCGTGGCCGGTCTGACGATCACGGCCTCCGCGTCGTTCGCGCACGACATCTACACCAGCGTGCTCAAGCGCAGCACGACGGAGGACAAGAAGGGCGAGGTCCGGGTCGCCCGGATCACCGCAGGCGTCATCGGTGTCGTCTCCATCCTCGGCGGTATCGCCGCCAACGGTCAGAACATCGCGTTCCTGGTCGCGCTGGCGTTCGCGGTCGCGGCCTCGGCGAACCTGCCGACGCTGCTGTACTCGCTGTTCTGGCGACGGTTCAACACCACCGGTGCGCTGTGGAGCATCTACGGCGGTCTCACGATCACGATCCTGCTGATCGTGTTCTCGCCGGCGGTCTCCGGTGACGAGGAGGCGATGTTCCCGATGGTGGACTTCGCGCTGTTCCCGCTGAAGAACCCGGGTCTGATCTCGATCCCGGCCTCGTTCCTGCTCGGCTACCTCGGCACGATCTTCAGCAAGGAGTCGGCCGACCCGGAGAAGCAGACCGAGATGGAGGTCCGCTCCCTCACCGGTGCCGGCTCGGAAAAAGCCGTCTCCCAACACTGA
- a CDS encoding rhodanese-like domain-containing protein, with translation MQPEDLPAEVPSANSALLDVREQEEWDAGHAPGAVHIPMAEIPQRLDEVPEADQVFVICRSGGRSSKVTAYLNANGWDAVNVERGMNGWSAGGRPVVTDTPDAEAYVL, from the coding sequence ATGCAGCCGGAAGATCTCCCCGCCGAGGTCCCCTCCGCGAACAGCGCGCTGCTCGACGTCCGCGAACAGGAGGAGTGGGACGCCGGCCACGCGCCTGGCGCGGTGCACATCCCGATGGCCGAGATCCCGCAGCGCCTCGACGAGGTGCCCGAAGCCGACCAGGTGTTCGTGATCTGCCGCTCGGGTGGGCGCTCGTCGAAGGTCACCGCCTACCTCAACGCGAACGGGTGGGACGCGGTGAACGTCGAACGCGGCATGAACGGCTGGTCCGCCGGTGGCCGCCCCGTCGTCACCGACACCCCCGACGCCGAGGCGTACGTGCTCTGA